DNA sequence from the Malus domestica chromosome 11, GDT2T_hap1 genome:
ACAGCCAATCCTCATTTTTTTATCCAGTCCCTTAACTCCAAACCGACTAACCGTGAACTCCAAGTGATGTCCATCGAGAAACAAGCACAATTTTTTCATACAAGGGATCAGTAGGATGACAGATGACTCCTGTTTCAAACAAATGAGGGCAAACGTAACAAGAAGATTAGGCGTTAATTACAAAAGAAGTTGGAATCAGTAGAATCCTATTTCAAACGAATGATCTCAATCGAATACACCCCCTTTATCGGGCTTGTTTTCTCCTTTTACATCGTATTGACAAAGGTTCAAAATCAACAATCAAATATACAATGCGAGCAACTTTTACAATTCAAAGCATAAGGCTTGCCTAATGTACAGTACAAATTCCTCACCAGCAACGAAATACTTAACAAACTAAATACTTACAAAGAGGAAGGCCAAATCAATTATACGACACAAGAAATGGGATGACCATAGACATAAATTCGTCGTAATCAAAAGTTGCCGAACCAGTATACCGCCGATCTTTCTCTTTGAACCTATCGGTCAAACCCTGAAATCAAAATAATAACAATATTTACATGTAATTAGCAAATTCCGgcaaaaaattcagaatgaaagATCAGCACACTGCATTATCTGCTTAAAGAATTGCATCAAACTAGCAATTTGctcaccctcacaatcatcCCGCATCTGCATATCAAACAAAACGCTATGTCAGAAGAAGCATAGCCACAAAATGATTTTTAGGAAGAACTGAACAATTCATGTGAAACTATCTAGGGGTTATGCCAGACGTCTGCCTTTTAGACATGATTTTACCTGAGCAGTGGTCCTAATTCACATACTAGCAAAAGAAAGCTTCCACTACATAATATTAGAAGACTTACTCGACAAAACTGTCAAAGTTGAGTTCAACCCTGCGCCCGCTTCCATCGTCATATTTGGAAATCAAAAGTTGAAGAGCAGAAGGTGGCATGGCAAGGCCTAGACCGTAGAGTGCATCTCTCAGTTCCATAGAATCAATCTTTCCACTCCTATCTTTGTCATACCTCTCGAATATGGactgcaatttcaggtttaaaCGATAATTCAGTGTGACAATTTATAGCAAAGAGAACATGGAATGGATTTATACAATCTAAAGCATGTTCTTTTAACAAGTAGAGAGTCAGGCAGCATTCTCTGACTCCTAAAAATGGCATTGCAGAATGGCAGTGTATGACAAGATTTGATTGGGTTCCACAAACTAAATTATCAACAACCATATGAAACATATTTAGCAGTTATTGAAACCAATCGGCATAGAGAACTTCATCACTAGGTGATCGTTACAATTTAAATAGTTCTATAGTAGTTTATATAAATTAAGAGTTGAACCATCAAATGAGTACAcctcaatccttacaagttacaaTAGTACCTACTACATGAGATATATTAACAAAAACCAAAGCATTcttcaagcagaataaatgggaaCCGAAggcaccctaaaccctaatcataAGCAACCATTAACTATCTCAAGAACAGATACATATCACAAAAGAAAGTAACGGATGATACTTACTCGCCATTGTCCAAGACAAGTCCAGAGTGCAGCAAACTCCTTCGGCCCTATATCGGAAAATTTATGACAAATTAATAAAGTAAGAAGAGTTAAAGTAATAAAAGGGAACGAAAAACAATCTACTAGCTGAAAGGGGCAATCCGTTTTACCAGGTCAAACAATACAGAATTCTGATTCAATGAAGAAGTCAAAAACCATTGATGCACACATAGTCAGAAACATTAAAATTCCCAGCCAAAGTTAAAGTTGGcattatttaacaaaaatatattaattttagttaaGCTTTGGCAATTGAAATGGATCCTAAAACACCAGAAATAAGCAACCCATAAATTCAATTGAGACAGAATCCATATTTGTAAAATGCTATCTGAAATTCTAAAAAATACCCTTTTCAAACCTAACAAATAAGGTTTGAAATTCCCTATTTTTGTTCTAATTTCTAATCAATTAAATTCGAAGAACAAAGAAGGTATAGATTGAAAGGCAAAAAACTCACCGACTTTGAGAGAATCCGTGGGACTTTTGAAGAGAAAAATGAGCAGGCGAATGGTCCTGAGGCTAAACCTCTGGTACCCAGAAGACAGAGCTTGCTGCAGCTCGTGCTCGTCGATGTACCCACTCCTGTCCCTGTCCACCATCTCAAAGCTTCTAATCACGGCCGGGTCGGTCCCTGCGGGAAAACCCGACTGCCcatatgaagaagaagaatgagaaaaAGACGACCCATATGGCTGGTGCTGCGGCTGCCCGTAACCATGGGAGTACTGGGGAGAAGAAGACGACGAATTATGCTGCTGTTGGGGCTGCCCGTAACCATGGGGGTATTGGGTGTGCTGCTGCCCGTAGGACTCGGGCAGGTATGGCGCAGAGGGCGCGTAAGGGTGAGAGCCGTATTTCCCATTGGAAGCCATTGAAGCAATCTGTTTCTGGGTTGCTGAAATTACACAGATTTTGGGGGTTTCTTTTTTTGGTTGCGTGGGAGGAAACGCTGCGTTTTTATACCGTTGTAGCGCCGCGAACCGACGCAAGCAAGCGTGTGGTGGGTTTGTTTCGGCGAAATGCGGTCGGGCGATTTGCGTCCGGTGTTTGTTTACAAATTGAAGTGTTGGACTTCCATTGCATACGGTTACAAATTTTCAACTGTTAAAAGTAATACGTTTACCAATTTTTAACCGTTAGTACTTTTAACGGAAATGAGGTGGCCTTTTAGAACAAAGTACTCCTGGCCTACTCTATCTGGACTACTTTTATTCTAATACGAGCCGCACAAATGAACCGCGTGAATAGACTATTGTAATGGATAAATTACTATTTACAAAGTATATTGACAtaagaaatgaattttttttttatccattgAGAGGTAAGAGATGAATTACTCAAgaataaaatttatttattcataCCCTCCTAAAAATGGGACGATTAGAAGGGAGAAATTTTGCATGTTGTTCGATATTAGGATAATGCACAATTCAGTTCGGTACTATATGGGGTTGGATCAAAATCGAAAAAATTTCAATAGGATTCGGTGCGGTATAGGGTGGAACAAAGTTGACCGTTCGGTACTGGTTCAGTTTCAATTTTGGTTGCATTGATAGAAACACACACATTGTATTTCAAGAAATTTCGATTGACTTCAACCCACCACATTCAGCGCACACCACACCACACTCCAACTTCAACTATTACAaatttaagttaaaaaaaaaagaaataggatataattaattaagcattacaaatttacaattttATCCCCGAAAAATTGCTTTtgaacccttattttatctCCAAAAGAGAAAGCTAGCACAAAAACCCTTGATTTGCAATCCATTAAGCTTACCGTTTAAATTTTGGACAATTTTATCCCCGAAAAATTGCTTTtgaacccttattttatctCCAAAAGAGAAAGCTAGCACAAAAACCCTTGATTTGCAATCCATTAAGCTTACCGTTTAAATTTTGGAGTATGATTCTCTCCCTTCCTAATTTCTCTCCCCTTCTATCCCCTATTATTTAAACGGTTACGATTACACCccgtttacatttttttttttgaatattttatatAGAGAatacgacaaaaaaaaaaagagtgtaaAAGGAGGAGATGAAAGGGAATGGTAATAAAAGGGAAGAGAATCATACTCCTTAAATTTTTTAGGTTGTTAAAAGCTTAGGAGTGGACGCCAACGGCGAGGAGCTTGAGCCTTTGAACTTTCAAAGTCCAAACTTCAGATTGGAAACAATGGGCTGAGGTAGGAGGAGGCGAGGAAAGGGGGTGGAGGATGGGAGGGAGGAGGAGATGCCAGGAAGAGGGTGAGATACTTTACTTTTCCATTGTCGTCAATCATTGAGCAATTAAATATTGGTAGTTGAGATTGGAGGAACGAGGTTGGAAGGTTGGAGGAGAAGACAGTGGGGTTGAGATTCGAGGAGAAGATGGCGGGGTTGAGATTCGAGGCCCTTCGACTGTTTGTCTATAGGAAGAGAATAATTAAATACACATAAGAAAATAGTAAATATCATAGAATATGTTATCCCAATAATGTATATGATTGGTTGTAATATGATAATGCAACAAAGAAGATGGCGATGAGATTAACTTACATGAATCATTAGCCACGTGTGCACTGCTTTGTACGATCatctttgtgtttttgttttttcctctTCATGATTGATTACGAGAAACTCCCCAAATGTTGAGCTTCAAAGAGTATTCACATTAATACACCAACGACAAATGATGAAGTGAGGGATTCGATTGTGCTAGCAAGATGACTCACTTCTTGGAACAGTATTTTTGGCGACACACTGTAGAGATTTTCGACtaggattttcttttttttctctgggGGACAAATCGAGATCATTCGGGAGTTATGAGAGAACAAATATGGATACATATAATAACCCAAGCCGCATCCTACCATTGGGCTTGATGCCAAGAACTTTACTCCTTGCGTTAAGTCCAC
Encoded proteins:
- the LOC103453354 gene encoding probable calcium-binding protein CML48, with product MASNGKYGSHPYAPSAPYLPESYGQQHTQYPHGYGQPQQQHNSSSSSPQYSHGYGQPQHQPYGSSFSHSSSSYGQSGFPAGTDPAVIRSFEMVDRDRSGYIDEHELQQALSSGYQRFSLRTIRLLIFLFKSPTDSLKVGPKEFAALWTCLGQWRSIFERYDKDRSGKIDSMELRDALYGLGLAMPPSALQLLISKYDDGSGRRVELNFDSFVECGMIVRGLTDRFKEKDRRYTGSATFDYDEFMSMVIPFLVSYN